One window of the Flavobacteriaceae bacterium YJPT1-3 genome contains the following:
- a CDS encoding prolyl oligopeptidase family serine peptidase: MKTIYTFLLALLVIQFSAAQENLDYQKPPQEILELVDVPRAPWVVMNSAGDTMLLVYRDAYKDIATLSEQELRLAGLRINPKTNIGSRTTYYNNVKIKAVDSDNARQVQGLPDNPKLSNFSWSPDETKMALTNTVENGVEIWVLDIPSATVQKISAATVNANMGNPISWFKDGDALLVKMLPDSRQPLINTDEAVPTGPTVSISTGSKAQNRTYQDLLQNPNDAFNFEQLATSSLVRLDLNGNTTPFLGAAMYDEVDASPDGTYWMISALQKPFSYLVPYYRFPQTTTIYTTNGDLVKVVNEVPLIEELPKGFMAARKGKRSMSWRADSAATLVWAEVLDEGDPEVEVPFRDQVYMQKAPFTSAPQKLLKTINRFSGITWGDEHHAIANDYWWNTRNTKRYLFDPSSTKNTGTVITDRNYQDVYSDPGNFVTHENDYGKEVLTLVNGKAFLIGDGYSDKGQFPFVDEFDLKSNKSARIYESEYTDKLEDIQKALDMRKGTLLVRIEAPTEYPNYYIRNIKQKRLDQITDFENPFKSIQDVHKEVITYEREDGLELTGTLYLPVGYDQEQKEKKPMILWAYPREYKDKNSASQSTANPNEFTYPYYGSMIYWVTRGYVVLDDASFPIVGEGDEEPNDTFRTQLVANAKAAIDAVDEMGYIDRDRVAVGGHSYGAFMTANLLSHSDLFAAGIARSGAYNRTLTPFGFQSEERSYWEAPEVYYTMSPFMHADKMKTPLLLIHGVADNNSGTYPLQSERYFNALKGLGAQARLVMLPKESHGYAAKESILHMLWEQDQWLETYVKNKDQEATISDETEMRN; this comes from the coding sequence ATGAAAACTATCTATACATTCCTCTTGGCCTTGCTGGTTATACAGTTCTCAGCGGCACAGGAAAACCTGGACTATCAAAAGCCACCACAAGAAATTCTTGAATTAGTCGATGTCCCTAGAGCACCCTGGGTGGTCATGAACTCCGCGGGCGATACCATGCTTTTGGTTTATAGGGACGCTTATAAGGATATCGCCACTTTATCGGAGCAGGAATTACGGCTGGCCGGTTTGCGCATCAATCCCAAGACCAATATTGGCAGCAGGACCACCTACTACAACAATGTCAAGATCAAGGCGGTTGACAGTGACAATGCTCGTCAGGTTCAAGGGCTTCCTGATAATCCCAAACTGAGTAACTTCAGCTGGTCGCCTGACGAGACTAAAATGGCCCTCACCAATACGGTCGAGAACGGCGTGGAAATCTGGGTACTGGATATTCCCTCAGCTACAGTTCAAAAAATTTCAGCGGCCACCGTCAATGCCAATATGGGCAATCCGATTTCGTGGTTTAAAGACGGAGATGCCTTGCTCGTGAAAATGTTGCCCGATTCTCGGCAACCTCTGATCAATACGGATGAGGCTGTTCCCACCGGGCCTACCGTTTCCATCAGTACGGGTTCCAAAGCCCAGAACAGGACCTATCAGGACCTGCTTCAAAATCCGAATGATGCCTTTAATTTTGAACAACTGGCCACTTCAAGCCTGGTTCGATTAGACCTCAACGGAAACACCACTCCATTTTTAGGAGCGGCCATGTACGATGAAGTAGACGCCTCCCCTGATGGAACTTACTGGATGATCTCAGCCTTACAGAAACCTTTCTCCTATCTGGTACCCTACTACCGCTTCCCGCAAACCACGACCATCTACACCACCAATGGAGACCTGGTCAAGGTGGTGAATGAAGTTCCCTTGATCGAAGAACTACCTAAAGGATTTATGGCAGCACGCAAAGGTAAGCGCAGCATGAGCTGGCGGGCCGATTCAGCGGCCACCCTGGTCTGGGCAGAAGTGCTTGATGAAGGAGATCCGGAAGTAGAGGTGCCCTTTCGCGATCAGGTCTATATGCAAAAGGCACCTTTTACGTCAGCCCCTCAAAAGCTTCTCAAAACGATCAATCGCTTTAGCGGCATTACCTGGGGCGATGAGCATCATGCCATCGCCAACGATTACTGGTGGAACACTCGTAATACCAAACGCTATCTTTTCGATCCCTCCTCAACGAAAAATACCGGAACGGTGATCACTGATCGCAATTATCAGGATGTGTACAGCGATCCCGGAAATTTCGTCACTCACGAGAACGACTATGGGAAAGAGGTACTTACCCTGGTCAATGGGAAGGCCTTCCTGATTGGAGACGGTTATAGCGATAAAGGGCAATTCCCCTTTGTTGATGAATTCGATCTTAAATCCAACAAGTCAGCCCGAATTTATGAATCGGAGTATACAGACAAGCTGGAAGACATTCAGAAAGCGCTGGACATGCGTAAAGGGACTTTGTTGGTGCGCATAGAAGCGCCCACAGAATACCCCAATTACTACATCCGAAATATCAAACAGAAGCGTTTAGATCAGATCACCGACTTTGAGAATCCCTTCAAAAGTATTCAGGATGTTCATAAAGAAGTGATCACCTACGAGCGCGAAGATGGGCTTGAACTGACCGGTACGCTTTACCTGCCGGTAGGCTATGATCAAGAGCAAAAAGAAAAGAAACCCATGATCCTGTGGGCCTACCCCAGAGAATATAAAGACAAGAACAGCGCATCCCAATCTACGGCCAATCCTAACGAATTCACCTATCCCTATTACGGATCGATGATCTATTGGGTTACTCGTGGATACGTGGTGCTGGATGATGCTTCATTCCCGATCGTGGGGGAAGGCGATGAAGAACCCAACGATACCTTCAGAACGCAGCTGGTCGCCAATGCCAAGGCCGCCATTGATGCGGTGGACGAGATGGGCTATATTGACCGTGATCGCGTGGCCGTGGGGGGACACTCCTATGGAGCCTTTATGACGGCCAATCTACTGTCTCACTCTGATCTGTTTGCCGCGGGAATAGCGCGTAGCGGGGCCTATAACCGCACCCTTACTCCATTTGGCTTTCAAAGCGAAGAACGAAGCTACTGGGAAGCCCCGGAGGTGTATTACACCATGTCTCCCTTCATGCATGCCGACAAGATGAAGACGCCGTTACTGCTCATTCACGGGGTGGCTGATAACAATTCAGGGACCTATCCGCTGCAAAGCGAACGTTATTTCAATGCTTTAAAAGGCCTGGGCGCTCAAGCTCGATTGGTCATGCTTCCCAAAGAGAGTCATGGCTATGCGGCTAAAGAATCCATCCTGCACATGTTGTGGGAACAGGATCAATGGCTGGAAACCTATGTTAAGAATAAAGATCAGGAAGCAACCATTTCAGACGAAACAGAAATGCGCAACTAA
- a CDS encoding carboxyl transferase domain-containing protein, producing the protein MDIKFNKNEDHNKLLVSDLRQRLSKIKLGGGEKRIEKHKAKGKMTARERIEYLVDDPEACIEIGALAGDGMYKEHGGCPGGGVVVKIGKVSGKQCIVVANDATVKAGAWFPITGKKNLRAQEIAIENRLPIIYLVDSAGVYLPMQDEIFPDKEHFGRIFRNNAVMSSMGITQIAAVMGSCVAGGAYLPIMSDEALIVEKTGSIFLAGSYLVKAAIGEQIDNETLGGATTHSEISGVTDYKAKDDADALDTIKGLMDKLGAFAKAGYDKKEAKAPAKDPAEIYGHLPAARSDQYDMNELIGRLVDADSMQEYKAGYGQTIITAYARIEGWAVGIVANQRKVVKTKKGEMQFGGVIYSDSADKATRFIANCNQKKIPLVFLQDVTGFMVGSKSEHGGIIKDGAKMVNAVSNSVVPKFTIVIGNSYGAGNYAMCGKAYDPRLIAAWPSAELAVMSGKSAATVLLQIETASLKKKGETITPEKEAELFDRIKARYDEQISPYYAAARLWTDAIIDPLDTRKWIATGIEAADHAPLEKDFNMGVLQV; encoded by the coding sequence ATGGATATCAAATTCAACAAGAACGAAGATCACAACAAATTATTGGTGTCAGATTTACGCCAGCGCTTATCCAAGATCAAGCTGGGAGGGGGCGAAAAGCGCATCGAAAAACATAAAGCCAAGGGCAAGATGACCGCCCGGGAGCGCATTGAATATTTGGTGGATGATCCGGAGGCCTGTATCGAGATCGGTGCACTGGCCGGTGATGGCATGTATAAAGAGCACGGTGGCTGCCCGGGTGGTGGTGTCGTGGTGAAGATCGGCAAGGTCTCGGGTAAACAGTGTATCGTGGTAGCGAACGACGCAACCGTAAAAGCGGGAGCCTGGTTCCCCATTACAGGGAAGAAAAATTTGCGTGCGCAAGAGATCGCCATTGAAAATCGGCTACCCATCATTTATCTGGTGGACAGTGCCGGAGTCTATCTGCCCATGCAGGATGAGATCTTTCCGGACAAAGAGCATTTTGGACGCATCTTCCGCAATAACGCAGTCATGAGTAGTATGGGGATCACCCAGATCGCGGCAGTCATGGGGAGTTGCGTAGCTGGAGGCGCCTATCTGCCTATCATGAGTGATGAGGCCTTGATTGTCGAAAAAACCGGTAGTATTTTCCTGGCGGGAAGCTATTTGGTCAAAGCAGCCATTGGTGAACAAATCGACAATGAAACCCTGGGCGGAGCTACCACCCACTCGGAGATTTCCGGGGTGACTGACTACAAAGCTAAGGACGACGCCGATGCCCTCGATACCATTAAAGGCTTAATGGATAAATTGGGCGCTTTCGCGAAAGCGGGATACGACAAAAAAGAGGCTAAGGCCCCGGCCAAGGATCCGGCAGAGATCTACGGACACTTACCGGCGGCGCGAAGTGACCAGTACGATATGAACGAATTGATCGGTCGACTGGTAGATGCTGATTCTATGCAAGAGTACAAAGCCGGATACGGACAGACCATCATCACGGCCTACGCACGCATTGAAGGCTGGGCTGTAGGTATTGTGGCCAACCAGCGTAAGGTCGTCAAGACCAAAAAAGGAGAAATGCAATTTGGCGGCGTCATTTACAGTGACAGTGCTGATAAGGCCACCCGCTTTATCGCCAATTGTAATCAAAAGAAAATCCCTTTGGTATTCCTACAAGATGTCACCGGTTTTATGGTGGGATCCAAAAGTGAGCATGGGGGCATCATCAAAGACGGTGCAAAAATGGTTAATGCCGTGAGCAATTCTGTCGTGCCCAAATTCACCATTGTTATTGGAAACAGTTACGGAGCCGGAAATTATGCCATGTGTGGCAAGGCCTATGACCCGCGCTTGATCGCTGCCTGGCCCAGTGCAGAATTGGCGGTGATGAGCGGGAAAAGCGCCGCCACTGTGCTTCTTCAGATCGAAACCGCCTCCTTAAAGAAAAAGGGAGAAACCATCACGCCTGAAAAGGAAGCAGAACTCTTTGACAGGATCAAAGCCCGCTACGACGAGCAAATATCGCCTTATTACGCCGCTGCACGCCTATGGACCGATGCCATTATCGATCCGTTGGATACCCGCAAATGGATCGCCACCGGTATAGAAGCCGCTGATCATGCTCCTTTGGAAAAAGACTTCAATATGGGAGTCCTCCAGGTTTGA
- a CDS encoding carboxypeptidase-like regulatory domain-containing protein, translated as MRKTFDIKNPMRAFSVLATFLIVFCAIPGYAQEEENTDYNQYQGEVVDSDNNDPLVFATLYVDGTNISTVTNSEGAFLLKTPKEMNEGDVTISFLGYQSKTIALADLKAKRNRIELKETAVELPTVSFEVPSDAEKLVRATLKKKGENYFDNPTKMTAFYRETIKKRRRNVSLSEAVVNIYKEPYDSNKRDQVQLYKSRKSTDYDRLDTIALKLQGGPFNTLFLDIMKYPEYIFTDEDINLYDFKLARRTVVNDQSVYIIDFKQKEDIAESLYEGKLYIDPVNKILVSAIYSLNIKDKNQAASYFVKRKPNKADVWPTEVSYRVDYREKDGKWYYGYSNALLEFKIDWDDRLFNSVYSMTCEMAVTDWKKNSEKNALKNRDRLKSSIILVDEASGFSDPDFWGEYNIIEPDKSIESAIKKIQRQLRRAGNGAAAAQ; from the coding sequence ATGAGAAAAACGTTCGACATCAAAAACCCCATGCGCGCCTTCTCTGTTCTTGCCACATTCCTGATCGTATTTTGTGCGATTCCCGGATATGCGCAAGAGGAAGAGAACACAGACTACAACCAATACCAGGGAGAAGTTGTAGATAGTGACAACAACGATCCCCTGGTCTTTGCCACCCTTTATGTGGACGGCACCAACATTTCAACAGTGACGAATTCAGAAGGAGCATTTCTGCTGAAAACGCCCAAGGAAATGAATGAGGGAGACGTGACCATCTCCTTTTTGGGCTACCAGAGTAAAACCATAGCCCTGGCTGATCTTAAAGCCAAACGCAATCGTATCGAACTGAAGGAAACCGCAGTAGAATTACCTACGGTGAGCTTTGAAGTTCCTAGCGATGCCGAAAAGCTGGTTCGGGCCACCTTAAAGAAGAAAGGGGAGAACTACTTTGACAATCCCACCAAAATGACGGCTTTTTACCGGGAGACCATCAAAAAGCGTCGTCGTAATGTTTCCTTGTCAGAAGCTGTAGTCAACATTTACAAAGAGCCCTACGATTCTAACAAAAGAGATCAGGTGCAATTGTACAAATCACGCAAGAGCACCGATTACGATCGTCTGGATACCATCGCTCTTAAATTACAGGGAGGACCCTTCAATACCCTCTTTTTAGATATCATGAAGTATCCGGAGTATATTTTTACTGATGAAGATATCAATCTGTATGACTTTAAATTGGCCAGACGTACGGTGGTGAATGATCAGTCGGTATACATCATCGATTTTAAGCAAAAAGAAGATATAGCCGAGTCGCTTTACGAGGGGAAATTATACATTGATCCGGTCAACAAAATTCTGGTAAGCGCTATTTATTCTTTAAACATCAAGGATAAAAATCAGGCCGCGAGCTATTTCGTAAAACGTAAACCCAACAAGGCCGATGTATGGCCTACAGAAGTTTCTTATCGTGTCGATTATCGAGAAAAAGATGGAAAGTGGTACTACGGATACAGTAATGCATTGCTTGAATTTAAAATTGACTGGGATGACCGCCTGTTCAATTCTGTGTACAGCATGACCTGTGAAATGGCCGTAACCGACTGGAAGAAGAATTCAGAGAAAAATGCGCTTAAGAATCGGGATCGTTTGAAATCATCGATCATTCTGGTGGACGAAGCCAGTGGATTTTCAGACCCAGATTTCTGGGGTGAGTACAACATCATCGAACCCGATAAATCCATTGAATCAGCGATCAAAAAGATCCAAAGACAATTGCGTCGGGCGGGCAATGGTGCCGCTGCTGCGCAATAA
- a CDS encoding HAD family hydrolase, giving the protein MDLSEIKVIAFDADDTLWVNEPLFRVAEEEFCELMKPFIEEKECASRLFDFEMQNLPLYGYGIKPFTLSLVEAAIALSDHSVDHATLLKIIEIGKKMLNAPVVVLDGVEAVLLALSRRTQKQDDQRKFKLVMATKGDLLDQERKLEKSGLAKYFHHIEVMSDKQPANYQKLVRHLDIDPAHFLMVGNSMKSDILPVLQMGAAAVHIPFHTTWAHEVVDREVRHDRLITIKEIGALTEHL; this is encoded by the coding sequence GTGGATTTAAGCGAAATCAAGGTCATTGCTTTTGATGCAGATGATACTCTTTGGGTGAATGAGCCCTTGTTTCGGGTAGCTGAAGAGGAATTCTGTGAACTGATGAAGCCCTTTATTGAGGAAAAAGAGTGTGCGAGCAGGCTCTTCGACTTTGAGATGCAAAACCTGCCCTTGTACGGTTATGGGATCAAGCCGTTTACACTTTCACTGGTGGAAGCCGCAATAGCACTTAGTGATCATAGCGTCGATCATGCTACGCTTCTAAAGATCATTGAAATTGGGAAGAAGATGCTGAATGCACCGGTGGTGGTGCTTGATGGGGTGGAAGCGGTGCTGCTTGCGCTTTCGCGTCGTACCCAAAAACAGGACGATCAGCGGAAGTTTAAACTAGTCATGGCTACGAAAGGAGATTTGTTGGATCAGGAACGCAAACTGGAAAAATCAGGCTTGGCGAAATACTTCCATCATATCGAAGTAATGTCAGACAAGCAACCCGCGAATTACCAAAAATTAGTCCGGCATCTGGATATTGATCCGGCTCATTTCCTGATGGTCGGAAACTCGATGAAGAGCGACATTCTTCCGGTCCTTCAAATGGGTGCTGCAGCAGTCCATATCCCCTTTCATACCACCTGGGCCCATGAGGTGGTGGATCGTGAGGTCAGGCATGACCGCTTGATCACCATAAAGGAGATCGGAGCATTGACCGAGCACCTTTAA
- a CDS encoding heme peroxidase family protein, giving the protein MSTFNHHGMKAMPQLAHMCAHRSLSEERIGRFGRIFHGHAPLFLNPKTLIELGKKSGPMDGGTTDDLTQAVPLGMVYFGQFIDHDITLDTTSSFGRNNQPGEIENFRTPSLDLDCIFGEGPEDEPFLYEADSLRLLTGATNNNLGQGQNTEKHDLPRNGEGRALIGDPRNDENRIVSQLQLAFIRFYNELYNDVAAAHPDYDAKEVYEEARRLTTWHYQWIVVNEFLPVMCGEVVVDRILGQGRTAYQPCSRAYIPVEFSVGSYRFGHSMITQKVQLNNGGSTHDLFSNQVGGGFSKITSQNQVIDWERFFDFDGTYQRAAKLDIHMASTLLELPFIQPPSSMSSLATRNLMRGQSFLLPSGETIARCLNRDEAEINQIKTFLKNATSGFDIDLDAGTPLWLYILAEAGEIGRQDKDGFKIAEGLGPVGATLTAEVILALLELDPNSYLGANRNWQPDLGTDGVFTMKDLLEKSLDHV; this is encoded by the coding sequence ATGTCAACATTTAACCACCACGGTATGAAAGCAATGCCACAACTCGCGCATATGTGTGCCCATCGTTCCCTCAGTGAAGAGCGCATAGGCCGTTTTGGTCGCATCTTCCATGGTCATGCTCCTTTATTCCTCAATCCTAAGACCTTGATCGAACTCGGAAAAAAGTCCGGGCCTATGGATGGAGGGACTACCGATGATCTTACTCAGGCGGTGCCTCTAGGGATGGTGTACTTCGGTCAATTCATCGACCATGACATTACCCTGGATACCACCTCTTCTTTTGGTCGCAATAATCAACCGGGAGAGATCGAGAATTTCAGAACACCTAGTTTGGACCTCGACTGTATTTTTGGCGAAGGACCGGAAGATGAGCCTTTTCTCTACGAAGCGGACAGCCTTAGGCTGCTGACCGGAGCGACCAACAACAATTTAGGACAGGGCCAGAATACCGAAAAGCATGACCTGCCGCGAAACGGCGAAGGCCGGGCTCTGATTGGTGATCCCCGAAATGATGAGAATCGTATTGTTTCTCAATTGCAATTGGCTTTCATCCGATTTTACAATGAGTTGTATAACGATGTGGCTGCTGCCCATCCTGATTATGATGCCAAAGAAGTGTATGAAGAAGCCCGCCGCTTGACCACCTGGCACTATCAATGGATCGTGGTCAATGAGTTCCTGCCCGTGATGTGCGGAGAAGTTGTGGTCGATCGAATACTGGGACAGGGCCGTACAGCCTATCAGCCATGCAGCAGAGCCTACATTCCAGTAGAATTTTCAGTGGGGTCCTACCGCTTCGGACATTCGATGATTACCCAAAAAGTACAACTAAATAATGGAGGCAGTACCCATGATCTCTTTTCCAATCAAGTGGGTGGTGGATTCAGCAAGATCACCTCTCAAAATCAGGTGATCGATTGGGAGCGTTTCTTTGATTTTGACGGCACCTATCAACGGGCCGCCAAATTGGATATCCATATGGCCAGTACCTTGTTGGAATTGCCTTTTATTCAACCGCCTTCCTCCATGAGTTCTTTGGCGACCAGAAACCTGATGCGTGGCCAAAGTTTTCTGCTGCCTTCCGGCGAGACCATCGCGCGCTGCCTGAACCGCGACGAGGCTGAGATCAATCAGATCAAGACCTTCTTGAAAAATGCCACCAGTGGATTTGACATCGATCTGGATGCCGGTACGCCGCTTTGGTTATACATACTCGCTGAAGCCGGAGAAATAGGCCGTCAAGATAAAGACGGGTTCAAGATCGCCGAAGGTCTGGGTCCTGTGGGTGCGACGCTAACGGCTGAGGTGATCTTGGCCTTGTTAGAGTTGGACCCAAATTCCTACCTGGGCGCAAATCGAAATTGGCAGCCTGACCTGGGCACCGACGGGGTCTTTACGATGAAAGACCTATTGGAAAAATCGCTAGACCATGTCTGA
- the ettA gene encoding energy-dependent translational throttle protein EttA — protein MSDDKKIIFSMSGVSKTYPGANTPVLKNIYLSFFYGAKIGILGLNGSGKSTLLKIIAGVEKNYQGDVVFSQDYSVGYLEQEPDLDDEKTVLEVVREGAAETVAILDEYNNINDQFGLEEVYSDPDKMEKLMNRQAKLQDEIDARNAWELDNKLEVAMDALRTPPGDQKIGVLSGGERRRVALCRLLLQEPDVLLLDEPTNHLDAESVHWLEHHLAQYKGTVIAVTHDRYFLDNVAGWILELDRGEGIPWKGNYSSWLEQKSKRLAQEQKQASKRQKTLERELEWVRMAPKGRQAKQKARLNNYDKLMSQDQKQMDEKLEIYIPNGPRLGTNVIEAKGVSKAFDDKLLYEDLNFKLPQAGIVGIIGPNGAGKTTIFRMIMGEENPDKGEFTVGETAKIAYVDQSHSNIDPEKTIWQNFSDEQELIMMGGREVNSRAYLSRFNFSGSEQNKKVAALSGGERNRLHLAMTLKEEGNVLLLDEPTNDLDVNTLRALEEGLENFAGCAVVISHDRWFLDRICTHILAFEGNSQVYFFEGSFSDYEENKKKRLGGDLMPKRIKYKKLVR, from the coding sequence ATGTCAGACGATAAGAAAATCATTTTCTCTATGTCCGGGGTTTCCAAAACCTATCCCGGGGCCAATACTCCTGTACTCAAAAACATCTATCTCAGCTTTTTCTATGGGGCGAAGATTGGAATTCTCGGACTCAATGGTTCGGGTAAATCGACCTTGCTCAAGATCATTGCCGGAGTGGAAAAGAATTACCAGGGCGACGTGGTCTTTTCGCAAGATTACTCCGTAGGCTACCTGGAGCAGGAGCCGGACCTGGATGATGAGAAGACGGTACTAGAAGTAGTGCGTGAAGGCGCTGCCGAGACCGTAGCTATCTTAGATGAGTACAACAACATTAATGATCAATTTGGTCTGGAAGAGGTGTATTCCGATCCCGACAAAATGGAAAAATTAATGAATCGGCAGGCCAAGTTGCAGGATGAGATCGATGCCCGCAATGCCTGGGAGCTGGATAACAAACTAGAAGTAGCGATGGATGCCTTGCGTACTCCGCCCGGTGATCAGAAGATCGGGGTACTCTCCGGAGGAGAGCGCCGCCGTGTGGCCTTATGCCGACTTTTACTGCAAGAGCCGGACGTGCTCTTACTGGATGAGCCTACCAATCACCTGGATGCAGAAAGTGTACACTGGTTGGAACATCACCTGGCTCAGTATAAAGGGACGGTGATCGCGGTGACGCATGACCGTTACTTCCTGGATAATGTTGCCGGATGGATCTTAGAATTAGACCGTGGGGAAGGGATTCCATGGAAAGGCAATTACTCCTCCTGGCTGGAGCAAAAATCCAAACGCCTGGCTCAAGAACAAAAGCAAGCCAGCAAGCGTCAGAAAACCCTGGAACGTGAATTGGAATGGGTGCGTATGGCTCCCAAAGGCCGTCAGGCCAAGCAAAAGGCGCGTTTGAATAACTACGATAAGTTGATGAGCCAAGATCAAAAGCAAATGGACGAAAAGCTGGAGATCTACATTCCTAACGGTCCGCGATTGGGTACCAATGTGATCGAGGCCAAGGGAGTAAGCAAAGCCTTTGATGATAAGTTGCTTTACGAAGATCTGAATTTTAAACTCCCTCAGGCCGGAATTGTGGGCATTATTGGTCCCAACGGGGCAGGGAAGACCACGATTTTTAGAATGATCATGGGCGAGGAGAACCCGGATAAAGGAGAATTTACCGTGGGCGAGACCGCCAAGATTGCTTATGTAGATCAAAGCCACAGCAATATTGATCCGGAGAAGACCATTTGGCAGAATTTTAGCGACGAACAGGAACTCATCATGATGGGCGGTCGCGAGGTAAACAGTCGGGCTTATTTGAGTCGGTTTAACTTCAGCGGCAGCGAACAAAATAAAAAGGTAGCTGCCCTTTCCGGTGGGGAACGCAACCGACTGCACCTGGCGATGACCCTCAAGGAAGAAGGCAACGTCCTGCTTTTGGATGAGCCTACCAATGATCTGGACGTCAATACCCTGCGTGCTTTGGAGGAAGGTTTAGAAAATTTTGCAGGCTGCGCTGTAGTCATTTCTCACGACCGTTGGTTCCTGGATCGTATCTGTACCCACATTCTCGCATTTGAAGGGAATTCTCAGGTGTATTTCTTTGAAGGTAGCTTCTCTGATTACGAAGAGAACAAGAAGAAACGCTTGGGTGGTGATCTGATGCCGAAGCGCATCAAGTACAAAAAGCTGGTCCGCTAG
- a CDS encoding DUF421 domain-containing protein, with product MDLNYFFTDWTVFAEVAVGTVLLYFFVICFTRIFGLKSFSKMTGFDFVNTIVIGNLMAMTVATSNPKFLTGIFLIGILYLVNWIIAKAQVQSKFFRESVDNSPILLMKDGEVLYENLKKAKVTENELCSKLREANVLQLSQVQAVIFETTGDTSVLHSTEKMPIDEYILKGVETD from the coding sequence ATGGACCTGAATTATTTTTTCACTGATTGGACCGTATTCGCTGAAGTTGCCGTAGGAACGGTGCTTCTCTATTTCTTCGTGATCTGTTTTACCCGGATTTTCGGCTTAAAAAGCTTCAGTAAAATGACCGGCTTTGACTTTGTCAATACCATCGTTATTGGTAATCTAATGGCCATGACCGTGGCTACCTCCAATCCAAAATTCCTGACCGGTATTTTCTTGATCGGCATCTTGTATTTGGTCAATTGGATCATCGCCAAGGCGCAGGTACAGAGTAAATTTTTTCGCGAAAGCGTAGACAACTCTCCCATCCTACTGATGAAAGACGGTGAAGTACTGTATGAAAATTTAAAGAAGGCCAAGGTTACCGAAAATGAACTCTGCAGTAAGTTGCGAGAAGCCAATGTGCTGCAATTGAGTCAGGTGCAAGCCGTCATCTTTGAGACTACCGGAGATACCAGTGTTTTACACAGCACCGAAAAAATGCCTATTGATGAGTATATTCTAAAGGGAGTGGAGACCGATTAA
- a CDS encoding CAL67264 family membrane protein, translating to MGMNKNTVLAWATTIMVLVGLGLIALGAFRYDDVAGWGFASVGIGFFAIAWVFNALKGRV from the coding sequence ATGGGAATGAATAAGAATACGGTCCTGGCCTGGGCCACGACGATTATGGTTTTAGTTGGATTGGGACTGATCGCACTGGGCGCTTTTCGCTATGATGACGTAGCCGGATGGGGCTTCGCATCGGTAGGAATCGGATTCTTTGCCATCGCCTGGGTATTCAATGCACTCAAAGGCCGTGTATAA